The Megachile rotundata isolate GNS110a chromosome 4, iyMegRotu1, whole genome shotgun sequence region ACAATGTTGAATGATCTAACTTTTTTATAATGCAGCTAATACACGAACAGTAAGTTTCTTTATAAAAATCGATTGAATAATGATTGATAGTACGTCTATTAAAATGGATGTAGTACGTAATGAGCCCCGGGACGTACAATATCTCTCACGTGAGTAATGTATCGTCCAGTTCTTCTATTTTGCCTTCGGGCTGGGAGAGAACTTTGCGCAATACTTTGCTAACTACGTCTGACAAAGACTCCCTTGCACCCGCATCCAAGAATGCCATACAGCGctgaaaaatacaatttttacaatagtAAATAACGAAcaatttaacattaaattacaaacaataaaaaacatACCTGATGTTCTTCTTCACCTTGTCTCAATCTAAGTACTGCTATGAGAGCAAGTTCGCTATTGGCTTTTACGTAACCATTTTTCTCTTTTGTTCCATTCACCAACATCGGTAAAAGTGACTTAAGTAATTCCGGTGACATCTTTTCAGGTGGTATATTGCGAGCCAAATGAATGCAAACCCTGGCTAGTAATTGCTTCACGTCGTTACTGTTATTGTTCATCGACTAAAATAAAGgacataataattaacaaatgtatgccataaatttatatttatatatgcttACCCGCACAAATGGAGATAATATTTGTTGAGGTATAGGTCGTGCTTCGTTCATGAGATATTGAAACAAATAACCGCAAGCTCGTACACCATTCATGACTATTTGTACTCGGTCTGCAGCTAAATACGAAAGTATTACGGTACAGACGCGGTCTTTCTCTTTGTCATTGTATATAGTTGTTGGGGACTCTTTCAATGCAACAAATAACGCCGCTGAACGACCATGTCTGAGCATCCAATCAACGCTGGTATCGTTACCTGAAAATTGTTAACAGATTAATGTAACTCTGAAAAATGATTTTCAAAATTCGGGAAATTCAGATTCATAGACCTATACAacatcaaataataaaaaacttacATAACAAATGATCGTTAAATGCAATTGCAAGTTGATCTGGACTAAGCCACCTCACAAGTGCCCCAAAACAACCAGCAACAGCATTCCTTGTAACATCTTCTGGATGACCAAGCATACTACTTAAAGTAGCAAAAACTTGTTTCTTCATGGGTTCTGTCATTTTGTCGCCAGCAGGCGTAAGGACACCCCTTAGAGCTTGTAGCATTGTTTctctgtaagaaaaatacatttaaattttattataaattatacaacacATATTCATTCTACTTACCTAATAGCTGGATCGTCGCCAGTTTTGATGCCAGTATGAAGCTCAGTAAACAAGGGATCAACACGTGTATGAATTACAATAAGATTGCTTAAAGCGTAAGCAGCCTTTAATCTCACTTGCCTATTACTATCATTTAATGCTTTCAAAAAGGTGGTTTGTAACTGTGGTAGAAACTGTTTCAACATCACTCCAACctaatgattaaaaataattcacttTTAATTTCCGTTTTGCCTAAGATTTCCTTTTGTTTATATTTGTCAATCTATTTTACCTTTCCAAGTAAAATCGCAAGCGTTTCCAATACTGCTGCTTTCACACTCCAATTGAAACGATCTCCAAGAATTCGGATTAATGGTCCAGTGATGTGCACTACACTTGGTTGCAATGCTGTTGCGCTCgttaattttataacttctCCAAGGCCTTGGGCTGCTTGTTCTTTTGCTTCTGGTAGACCATTTAATATAGCCTCTCTGAATATTGGAAGAATCGGTGTAATTCCTTTCGGTAAACAGAATCCAGGTAACAATTCTTGTCCTCTTAGATCAGATACTGCAAACCGTACAGCTTGCCTGATATCCTGAACGTGTGCAATTTGTTGATCGGACGCTAAagtctaaaaatattaataacaactgTGTTATCTGAAAACGATATCTGAAATTCAAACAAGTTTATTTAAATGGATGAGAATAAATATCACCTTAGTAACTGCTGTAAGAGCTTCCCAACTCATCTGCAGTACATCCTTATCATCATCCGTAAACAAGTGAATGAGTCCTCGTAACAATTGTGGAACGTATTGACTATAATCAGCGCGTGTATCTCGACAGAAAGCGCAAAGCAGAGTTGCAGCACTTCGTCGTTTGGATGGATCATCTGCTCTCGTAGCCTCCATAAGCTGATCCATTACTGTTCTAACGCCGACTTCGTCAGTAACAGATAAAATAACTGCCTGACAGTATTCTAACTCTTGGACTTCATTTGGGGTCCCTTGCGCACTAGATAAAGCAGTCAACAAGGCTGGTAAGATTTTATGAAGGAATCTCGTTAACGCTTCGCCAGCCACACTTGCCAAGATTGATAACGCCTTTGTATTAACCGGTGGAGTTGTCAACTGAGGCACTAGGTATGGCAAAACAACTCTAGATTTAATTGCCATTACTTGACGTAGACCATCTAAAGTATTTTCTGCTTCTGCCTGATCCGGGGAATTTAATTGCGTTAACATTGCTGGTAATATATCGTCCAATGCTCTGACTCCCACAGTTGAATGTAAACCGTCAAATGTTTTTGCTGCTGCTTGGCGAACTTCTGGTAACGGATCACATAATGCTTTCCTAGAATTTGAttcattgtttttattattctgataatagtttttataattttatgtaataaaaggAAAAGACGTACCTCACTGTTGGAACTAAACTGATCACAAAGGTTAACACCATATCTTTGTTCGTGCTTGCCATAATTTCTGATAATCCGATACATACACCTTGACGTTGATCAGCTTGATCGCTTTGTAAACCTTTCTCTAAGATTGGTATAATTTCTGGCAATACTCTTTCGCCTAATTTTCTAACAAGATCTCCTAAAGTTCGAGCTGCAACTTGTCTTTTATCATAACTTGTACTAGCCAAACAACCAAGTAGTAGAGTGAATAATGTTGGTAATATTTCTCTCAGTGTTCTTGGTGTGTTCGTTACAACAACTTTCCATACATGAAGAGCTGCTTGACGTACCATCAGAGCAACGTCAGATCTACCCATGTACAATCCAGCCAAAACTCGATTTCGTCTTTCAGCACCAAGTGCATTAATAATGGCATAGTGTGATTGTTCAGTTCCGAAGTTATCATCCTCGCTTGCCGTTTCTGTTGACATCTTGCCAGAAACACCAGAAATTCGATATAATAAATCTCCAAGTAATTGTACAGAGGAATACCTGATACGCCAATTATCATCAAATAGACCTTTCTCCAATTCTGGTAGTAGTAACATAATTGCAGAGTCAGCATAGAGAGTAACAATACGTTGACCTGCTCTAAGAGCTGTTTCGCGAACATATTCGTTCTCATCAGCTAAAGCTTTTAAAATAGGATTGATGATCTGTCCAATATATGGCGTAAATTCTGTAGTAAATGCACTTGGCATGTAAATAAACATCATGATGTAACCATCTTTAACGTGAGGAGCTATATCAGTTCTTTCAGCTGTGCTAATAATCTCTGGCATAAGTTTGTGAAGTTTTTCAACACCAAGTCCTCTTACAACTTCTGAAAGACCCTGAGCAGCACCTGAGCGATCAACGCTACTGGTTTCAGAAGTAAGCGTTTGCATCAGCCAAGGAAGTAGATCTTCAAAACTGGATTCACCCATTCCTCTTACCATGGCACCCAGTGCTCTAGCAGACACACTACGTACTTCTGGTACAGGATCTAATAAACTCGTTTTTAAACCAGGAATAATAGTTGGCAAGTACGGAGTTAAATCTTTCTGATCAGTCAAGGAATACATGTTTCCAATAATCTGAGCAGCCATTTTTCTGGTTTCTGTTGAGCGATCCAAAAATGCTCGTTGTACTACAGGCATGATAAGAGCCAATGATGGAGCATCGATGAAATGTACGAATTGTGTATCCAAAAGGGTTTGAAGACAAGTAGCTGTTTTATGTGAAGGATCTTGTAAAGCTTTCAATAAAACTGGCACAATAGCTTGAATTTCTGGATTACGAATTACGCTTCCAATAACCTTAAGAGCTTCTGCACCAGCTTCTTGAACTTTAGTATGGGAATCGCTAAGTACTTCAATGAGTTTGGGAACTATACTGGGTAAGCAACTGCTGAGTTGTTTTGGTGCACAATATGCCATCGCACCCAATAATTCAACGGAGccttaaaaagtaaaatattcaaCTTTTAGAGTAAAACCCATACCTCTGATGGTGTCAATTTTACAAGTTACTTACCAGTCTTAGTTCTCCATGAATCTTCTTCTAATGCTGCTAATAAACTAGGTAGAACAAGTTTCACTCCATGAGCGGAAAGTTTGCTCATAACTACCCGAGCAGTGTCGTCTGTAGCTGCTCTAACATACTGACTCGAATCACCAAAACACAGCAGCAAATGCGGTAACACGTGAACAATGTATGGTTCAAACAATCTGCCAAGCATTgtacataacatttcaaatgcAAACAATGCTCCTTCTCGATGCCTATAGTTTTTCTTATCCTGAATAGCATTAGTTAATGTGGTCATAATATCAAGCTGTTTTAGCGCCAATATCCCCATACCCTTGATTATACCTGCCAAACCATAAGCTGCGCCTTTTCGCTCCCCGTATTTGTCTGATTTTAACAACTGATCCATTAAATTGTTCACAATTTTTGGAGCATCTTCTTTAATAGAAGGTACAAGATGTGGTAGACAATTAGCAACAGCTTCTTGCACTTGCTGCGACGGTGTAGAGAGAGCAGCAATCAAACGCATGACTATTGGTTTGATACGCGGATCATCTTTGTCTAAGTGCCTAGCTAAAGATCCCATAAGAATAACTACCGACTGTTTAATCGAATCAAAGCTACCAATTTTTGGGGCCTTATCCATGAATTCCTCAAAAACAGGTAATAAGGAAGTTATATTTGTCTTTCCATGAAGATCAACAACAGCTACAGCAGCAGTTAACATTTCTGTACGAACAGCTTGATTCCTATCTCCTAAACCGGTTGAAACAAAGAACTGTACGAGTTTAAGTACTGTGTCAGCAGTAAGGAGAGGTGCTATCTGAGCCAATGCAAGTGCTACACCTCGTCGAGGACCCCAAGTATCAATAGGTTGTTCGACCACACGaccaaaattgtttaattttggtGGAATCATTGCTAACTTCTCTTGATACAGCTGCAGCAAATTGTCTAAAATCGTCGGTACCAAATGAGGAACTTCGCTTAAACACTGTGCCAAAGCACAAGCAGCAGCTTGTTGTATAGGTTCTACAGGATGTGAAATGTCCTGAATAAGTTCGGTAGCCAGGATATCTGGTTCCATTGCTAAATCTGCTGCATGCCACAATTCATtggctaaaattttattttcatcgcaAATATCAAACCTAGCAATCCATATTCTTCTAATAAGgcgagaaaattgttcagaatgttCTTTCTTAGATGGAAAAGCTTGTCTCACAACTGTTAAAGCTCTCAAAGCTGCGTCTCTTATTGTGGACAAAGAATTTTGTAAAGCTCCAGTTAAAGAATTAATATCCTCATTAGTAGCTAGTGCGGTACCTGGTTGACCACTACCAGATTGAGCGACATCCAATAAAGTTGCAACTGCATGTGTCTGTACTCTTCCCGTGGTGATTTCCATTAATTCTATTAATAGATCAAACATATGTTTACGTGGAAGTAATTGTGGATGCCTTGTATCTCTAAAATCCGAATTTCCTCTTTGTTTAGCATGCTCTTGGATTATCTGAAGTCCTTGCACAATCATATTGTCATCTTTATAACATAACAGTGTCTTTCTTATAAAtggaaaaatgtaacaaaaagcAGGAGCagtgaataattttttttgctTTATTGTTGTTGAATGCAAAAGATTTAAAGTTCTTTTCACTGCAGTATCAAGATTTTCCTCTTCCCATGCTGGATTTAAATCACATTGTGGCTGTAATTGTCTCAATGTTACATGTGCTACTAAATCACTCAAAACtggattattattaatgtttacaATTTGTTTCAAGTAGATATAAAGATCAGACATTGCAGGTGCAGCTAACAGtgatctcaaatttttcaaaattgaaggAAAAAGGTCTTTTAAATGTAAAGATAGTTCTTGGCCGTTTCCATGTACAGAACATTTAATTAATGATACAGCATTGTCTATCTTATGTTTTAACTCGGTCAATTTTTTACGAATTGCACTTTCCTTTCCCATTTGTGTTTTAAGAATTTCTTCTTGCTTAGGAGTTAGTTTTGGTTCTTTTATCTTTCCTTCCTTTTTGCGTTTCTCATATAATTCTCGTCTCAGCTGAAGCTCTTCTTGTTGTTCTTTAAACGAATAAACTTTACTTTCTCTTTTC contains the following coding sequences:
- the l(3)80Fj gene encoding lethal (3) 80Fj isoform X2 — protein: MADVELAKALKDLPNRVQTASKNERREILQNVVNVLSNPGINEKIVNGICKTVSLTLHRYKDTASQSYVKNVIVELLKKQPEATVKHMTNVVIEQATWHKNVVPTLNTALTAYLTLKWSTLIVLYGYKNNLDINAELPKLIEVQANLSAAALASMDKKLTEKVYILLAHQWSTVKDIDIIYLETLTKLEVGNGVIVLASLLTRYLVNAKKSELIGKLKVDIIDVFIKVAISCKKKPDLYVVHNAAPLLRRISHDEFKNQLLPALQKAMLRNPEIIIESVGYILSGLSLDLSQYSQDISKGLFANLHSKEDIVREEAVGACRRLALQCSDTTALENLLSSVFAVFHGSEGKLTVTTHKISVLQGAGNLSYNAASGSSVQRLAETACEHFIKVLETEVHEKTLIYALEMMALWSNKFTNNVPKSVIDAFKKGMTAKTSTAAVRTAYIRLFFSTPVASYSGIITPLLVQAITRAIQQCAQSAAVTEGLVASYLLVKLILANQVENDKQAVLWNAIDEQIFFSEKFLSTCGDDILYHLMLFCERLIIEFGDRLNEKALNGVHRAIVICATAPKYSTRKRCFPLIKKILTGLSTYKPVQELLMEFNKFLENVKIKSENDKENKEDSSTGEITGRCLADGLLAICSGSFLFEAPAIQITRDALIPSHHPAILKAMPNLWFKIAKNYNLVPKDFLCSLNNEIKKMLVQNYKPVASYENALTKVISIIPDIIIPAIVSNVTNKLDDPEILKVTKDEYFTYLTPEGELYDKSVLPTNDENDILNSMNMKRESKVYSFKEQQEELQLRRELYEKRKKEGKIKEPKLTPKQEEILKTQMGKESAIRKKLTELKHKIDNAVSLIKCSVHGNGQELSLHLKDLFPSILKNLRSLLAAPAMSDLYIYLKQIVNINNNPVLSDLVAHVTLRQLQPQCDLNPAWEEENLDTAVKRTLNLLHSTTIKQKKLFTAPAFCYIFPFIRKTLLCYKDDNMIVQGLQIIQEHAKQRGNSDFRDTRHPQLLPRKHMFDLLIELMEITTGRVQTHAVATLLDVAQSGSGQPGTALATNEDINSLTGALQNSLSTIRDAALRALTVVRQAFPSKKEHSEQFSRLIRRIWIARFDICDENKILANELWHAADLAMEPDILATELIQDISHPVEPIQQAAACALAQCLSEVPHLVPTILDNLLQLYQEKLAMIPPKLNNFGRVVEQPIDTWGPRRGVALALAQIAPLLTADTVLKLVQFFVSTGLGDRNQAVRTEMLTAAVAVVDLHGKTNITSLLPVFEEFMDKAPKIGSFDSIKQSVVILMGSLARHLDKDDPRIKPIVMRLIAALSTPSQQVQEAVANCLPHLVPSIKEDAPKIVNNLMDQLLKSDKYGERKGAAYGLAGIIKGMGILALKQLDIMTTLTNAIQDKKNYRHREGALFAFEMLCTMLGRLFEPYIVHVLPHLLLCFGDSSQYVRAATDDTARVVMSKLSAHGVKLVLPSLLAALEEDSWRTKTGSVELLGAMAYCAPKQLSSCLPSIVPKLIEVLSDSHTKVQEAGAEALKVIGSVIRNPEIQAIVPVLLKALQDPSHKTATCLQTLLDTQFVHFIDAPSLALIMPVVQRAFLDRSTETRKMAAQIIGNMYSLTDQKDLTPYLPTIIPGLKTSLLDPVPEVRSVSARALGAMVRGMGESSFEDLLPWLMQTLTSETSSVDRSGAAQGLSEVVRGLGVEKLHKLMPEIISTAERTDIAPHVKDGYIMMFIYMPSAFTTEFTPYIGQIINPILKALADENEYVRETALRAGQRIVTLYADSAIMLLLPELEKGLFDDNWRIRYSSVQLLGDLLYRISGVSGKMSTETASEDDNFGTEQSHYAIINALGAERRNRVLAGLYMGRSDVALMVRQAALHVWKVVVTNTPRTLREILPTLFTLLLGCLASTSYDKRQVAARTLGDLVRKLGERVLPEIIPILEKGLQSDQADQRQGVCIGLSEIMASTNKDMVLTFVISLVPTVRKALCDPLPEVRQAAAKTFDGLHSTVGVRALDDILPAMLTQLNSPDQAEAENTLDGLRQVMAIKSRVVLPYLVPQLTTPPVNTKALSILASVAGEALTRFLHKILPALLTALSSAQGTPNEVQELEYCQAVILSVTDEVGVRTVMDQLMEATRADDPSKRRSAATLLCAFCRDTRADYSQYVPQLLRGLIHLFTDDDKDVLQMSWEALTAVTKTLASDQQIAHVQDIRQAVRFAVSDLRGQELLPGFCLPKGITPILPIFREAILNGLPEAKEQAAQGLGEVIKLTSATALQPSVVHITGPLIRILGDRFNWSVKAAVLETLAILLGKVGVMLKQFLPQLQTTFLKALNDSNRQVRLKAAYALSNLIVIHTRVDPLFTELHTGIKTGDDPAIRETMLQALRGVLTPAGDKMTEPMKKQVFATLSSMLGHPEDVTRNAVAGCFGALVRWLSPDQLAIAFNDHLLCNDTSVDWMLRHGRSAALFVALKESPTTIYNDKEKDRVCTVILSYLAADRVQIVMNGVRACGYLFQYLMNEARPIPQQILSPFVRSMNNNSNDVKQLLARVCIHLARNIPPEKMSPELLKSLLPMLVNGTKEKNGYVKANSELALIAVLRLRQGEEEHQRCMAFLDAGARESLSDVVSKVLRKVLSQPEGKIEELDDTLLT
- the l(3)80Fj gene encoding lethal (3) 80Fj isoform X1, which gives rise to MIDLLQLAKALKDLPNRVQTASKNERREILQNVVNVLSNPGINEKIVNGICKTVSLTLHRYKDTASQSYVKNVIVELLKKQPEATVKHMTNVVIEQATWHKNVVPTLNTALTAYLTLKWSTLIVLYGYKNNLDINAELPKLIEVQANLSAAALASMDKKLTEKVYILLAHQWSTVKDIDIIYLETLTKLEVGNGVIVLASLLTRYLVNAKKSELIGKLKVDIIDVFIKVAISCKKKPDLYVVHNAAPLLRRISHDEFKNQLLPALQKAMLRNPEIIIESVGYILSGLSLDLSQYSQDISKGLFANLHSKEDIVREEAVGACRRLALQCSDTTALENLLSSVFAVFHGSEGKLTVTTHKISVLQGAGNLSYNAASGSSVQRLAETACEHFIKVLETEVHEKTLIYALEMMALWSNKFTNNVPKSVIDAFKKGMTAKTSTAAVRTAYIRLFFSTPVASYSGIITPLLVQAITRAIQQCAQSAAVTEGLVASYLLVKLILANQVENDKQAVLWNAIDEQIFFSEKFLSTCGDDILYHLMLFCERLIIEFGDRLNEKALNGVHRAIVICATAPKYSTRKRCFPLIKKILTGLSTYKPVQELLMEFNKFLENVKIKSENDKENKEDSSTGEITGRCLADGLLAICSGSFLFEAPAIQITRDALIPSHHPAILKAMPNLWFKIAKNYNLVPKDFLCSLNNEIKKMLVQNYKPVASYENALTKVISIIPDIIIPAIVSNVTNKLDDPEILKVTKDEYFTYLTPEGELYDKSVLPTNDENDILNSMNMKRESKVYSFKEQQEELQLRRELYEKRKKEGKIKEPKLTPKQEEILKTQMGKESAIRKKLTELKHKIDNAVSLIKCSVHGNGQELSLHLKDLFPSILKNLRSLLAAPAMSDLYIYLKQIVNINNNPVLSDLVAHVTLRQLQPQCDLNPAWEEENLDTAVKRTLNLLHSTTIKQKKLFTAPAFCYIFPFIRKTLLCYKDDNMIVQGLQIIQEHAKQRGNSDFRDTRHPQLLPRKHMFDLLIELMEITTGRVQTHAVATLLDVAQSGSGQPGTALATNEDINSLTGALQNSLSTIRDAALRALTVVRQAFPSKKEHSEQFSRLIRRIWIARFDICDENKILANELWHAADLAMEPDILATELIQDISHPVEPIQQAAACALAQCLSEVPHLVPTILDNLLQLYQEKLAMIPPKLNNFGRVVEQPIDTWGPRRGVALALAQIAPLLTADTVLKLVQFFVSTGLGDRNQAVRTEMLTAAVAVVDLHGKTNITSLLPVFEEFMDKAPKIGSFDSIKQSVVILMGSLARHLDKDDPRIKPIVMRLIAALSTPSQQVQEAVANCLPHLVPSIKEDAPKIVNNLMDQLLKSDKYGERKGAAYGLAGIIKGMGILALKQLDIMTTLTNAIQDKKNYRHREGALFAFEMLCTMLGRLFEPYIVHVLPHLLLCFGDSSQYVRAATDDTARVVMSKLSAHGVKLVLPSLLAALEEDSWRTKTGSVELLGAMAYCAPKQLSSCLPSIVPKLIEVLSDSHTKVQEAGAEALKVIGSVIRNPEIQAIVPVLLKALQDPSHKTATCLQTLLDTQFVHFIDAPSLALIMPVVQRAFLDRSTETRKMAAQIIGNMYSLTDQKDLTPYLPTIIPGLKTSLLDPVPEVRSVSARALGAMVRGMGESSFEDLLPWLMQTLTSETSSVDRSGAAQGLSEVVRGLGVEKLHKLMPEIISTAERTDIAPHVKDGYIMMFIYMPSAFTTEFTPYIGQIINPILKALADENEYVRETALRAGQRIVTLYADSAIMLLLPELEKGLFDDNWRIRYSSVQLLGDLLYRISGVSGKMSTETASEDDNFGTEQSHYAIINALGAERRNRVLAGLYMGRSDVALMVRQAALHVWKVVVTNTPRTLREILPTLFTLLLGCLASTSYDKRQVAARTLGDLVRKLGERVLPEIIPILEKGLQSDQADQRQGVCIGLSEIMASTNKDMVLTFVISLVPTVRKALCDPLPEVRQAAAKTFDGLHSTVGVRALDDILPAMLTQLNSPDQAEAENTLDGLRQVMAIKSRVVLPYLVPQLTTPPVNTKALSILASVAGEALTRFLHKILPALLTALSSAQGTPNEVQELEYCQAVILSVTDEVGVRTVMDQLMEATRADDPSKRRSAATLLCAFCRDTRADYSQYVPQLLRGLIHLFTDDDKDVLQMSWEALTAVTKTLASDQQIAHVQDIRQAVRFAVSDLRGQELLPGFCLPKGITPILPIFREAILNGLPEAKEQAAQGLGEVIKLTSATALQPSVVHITGPLIRILGDRFNWSVKAAVLETLAILLGKVGVMLKQFLPQLQTTFLKALNDSNRQVRLKAAYALSNLIVIHTRVDPLFTELHTGIKTGDDPAIRETMLQALRGVLTPAGDKMTEPMKKQVFATLSSMLGHPEDVTRNAVAGCFGALVRWLSPDQLAIAFNDHLLCNDTSVDWMLRHGRSAALFVALKESPTTIYNDKEKDRVCTVILSYLAADRVQIVMNGVRACGYLFQYLMNEARPIPQQILSPFVRSMNNNSNDVKQLLARVCIHLARNIPPEKMSPELLKSLLPMLVNGTKEKNGYVKANSELALIAVLRLRQGEEEHQRCMAFLDAGARESLSDVVSKVLRKVLSQPEGKIEELDDTLLT